Proteins from a genomic interval of Deltaproteobacteria bacterium:
- a CDS encoding helix-turn-helix transcriptional regulator has translation MPRRASPCARSPDAPSPPRRRAPAGEGKARRRAGSSRDRDATVAAIVAAATELMAKKGPDGFGLAELGDRAGVSFGLIHRYFGGKAGLLKETLRQPFARQLARVLDLYTGVEATRSPGPLVSLLFSAQARAPHYVRLIAWGILTELLTEDVFATHRESMTHLLDGYRRDLAAARAADVDARAVAALMLTATLGFQLFRPMLESLLETGADFEPIYRRHLEMALESFRQSRRRARER, from the coding sequence GTGCCCCGCCGTGCAAGCCCTTGCGCGCGTTCGCCGGACGCGCCGTCCCCGCCGCGCCGCCGCGCGCCCGCCGGCGAGGGCAAGGCACGGCGACGCGCCGGCTCGTCGCGCGACCGCGACGCGACGGTCGCGGCGATCGTCGCCGCCGCGACCGAGCTCATGGCGAAGAAGGGACCCGACGGCTTCGGCCTCGCCGAGCTCGGCGACCGGGCCGGCGTCTCCTTCGGCCTGATCCACCGCTACTTCGGGGGCAAGGCCGGCCTCCTCAAAGAAACCTTGCGGCAACCCTTCGCGCGCCAGCTGGCGCGCGTGCTCGACCTCTACACGGGGGTGGAGGCGACGCGCAGTCCGGGGCCGCTCGTGTCGCTCCTCTTCTCGGCCCAGGCGCGCGCGCCCCACTACGTGCGGCTCATCGCCTGGGGCATCCTCACCGAGCTCCTCACCGAGGACGTGTTCGCGACCCACCGCGAGTCGATGACCCACCTCCTCGACGGCTACCGGCGCGACCTCGCCGCCGCGCGCGCCGCCGACGTCGACGCCCGCGCCGTCGCCGCCCTCATGCTCACCGCGACTCTCGGCTTCCAGCTCTTCCGCCCCATGCTGGAGTCGCTCCTCGAGACCGGCGCCGATTTCGAGCCGATCTACCGCCGTCATCTCGAAATGGCGCTCGAATCCTTCCGCCAGTCGCGTCGCCGCGCCCGGGAACGCTGA
- a CDS encoding acyl-CoA dehydrogenase family protein produces MDFTFSPEEEAFRAEVRAFIRDHLPKRSGQDQMDVEEGMSDLPALYQWNQDLHAKRWVGFNWPREVGGGGGTISEQMILKEEMARVKAPMLGLSYMGLAWVGPALIKYGTQEQRDRHIGPILRGEIQWCTGYSEPGAGSDLAALQCKAVRDGDDYVVNGQKIWTSLAMWAQWMILLVRTDPHASKHLGITCLLVPMSTPGITVKPIKEMNGGAMFAEVFFEEVRVPVANRLGAEGQGWDVTKDALANERSSIADVWALKHRLEAIRDLATRRTRRGRPAIEDPAIRQRIARMETQVEAMRLNGLRFVTKQLRGEPLGAETSINKLIRARIEIESGRLARDIEGSFGILAKKSPHAVDKGRWQKVMLSWPPFVIGGGTPNIQKNVIAERILGLPHDV; encoded by the coding sequence ATGGACTTCACCTTCAGCCCCGAGGAAGAGGCCTTCCGCGCCGAGGTGCGCGCCTTCATCCGCGATCACCTGCCGAAGCGCTCCGGCCAGGACCAGATGGACGTCGAGGAGGGCATGAGCGACCTCCCGGCGCTCTACCAGTGGAACCAGGACCTGCACGCCAAGCGCTGGGTCGGCTTCAACTGGCCGCGCGAGGTCGGCGGCGGCGGGGGCACGATCAGCGAGCAGATGATCCTCAAGGAGGAGATGGCGCGCGTGAAGGCGCCGATGCTCGGCCTCTCCTACATGGGGCTCGCCTGGGTCGGTCCAGCGCTCATCAAGTACGGCACGCAGGAGCAGCGGGACCGGCACATCGGACCGATCCTGCGCGGCGAGATCCAGTGGTGCACCGGCTATTCCGAGCCGGGCGCGGGCAGCGACCTCGCCGCCCTCCAGTGCAAGGCCGTCCGCGACGGCGACGACTACGTCGTGAACGGGCAGAAGATCTGGACGAGCCTCGCGATGTGGGCGCAGTGGATGATCCTCCTCGTGCGCACGGACCCGCACGCGTCGAAGCACCTCGGCATCACCTGCCTCCTCGTGCCCATGAGCACGCCCGGCATCACGGTGAAGCCGATCAAGGAAATGAACGGCGGCGCCATGTTCGCCGAGGTCTTCTTCGAGGAGGTACGGGTGCCGGTGGCGAACCGGCTCGGCGCGGAAGGGCAGGGCTGGGACGTCACGAAGGACGCGCTCGCCAACGAGCGGAGCTCGATCGCCGACGTCTGGGCGTTGAAGCACCGGCTGGAAGCCATCCGCGACCTTGCCACGCGCCGCACGCGGCGCGGCCGACCCGCGATCGAGGATCCCGCCATCCGGCAACGCATCGCGCGCATGGAGACCCAGGTCGAGGCCATGCGCTTGAACGGCCTGCGTTTCGTCACCAAGCAGCTCCGCGGCGAGCCCCTCGGGGCCGAGACCTCCATCAACAAGCTCATCCGCGCCCGCATCGAGATCGAATCGGGTCGGCTCGCCCGCGACATCGAGGGGTCGTTCGGCATCCTCGCCAAGAAGTCGCCGCACGCGGTCGACAAGGGGCGGTGGCAGAAGGTCATGCTGTCGTGGCCGCCGTTCGTGATCGGCGGCGGTACACCGAACATCCAGAAGAACGTGATCGCGGAGCGGATCCTCGGTCTGCCGCACGACGTCTGA
- a CDS encoding class I SAM-dependent methyltransferase encodes MSWYDTFAEFYEGSVERVYARYRASIAAAACLSPGGAVLDLPVGTGPNLPHLAAYVGAAGVIVGVDLSEGMLRRATLRVLRAPRPRAVLLAADARTISPALLAELGVAALDAVVVSLGLTVFPAWESVFAATFDLLRPGGRYVIFDVHQDRWVPQSTIVSLVAGADMRRRVWEPLEASADGFALQWLPGSRYVHGGRPFLASGVRRGG; translated from the coding sequence GTGAGCTGGTACGACACGTTCGCAGAGTTCTACGAAGGCAGCGTCGAGCGCGTGTACGCGCGCTACCGTGCAAGCATCGCCGCCGCTGCCTGCCTTTCGCCTGGCGGCGCGGTGCTCGACCTTCCGGTCGGCACCGGACCGAATCTCCCGCACCTCGCGGCGTATGTCGGCGCAGCGGGCGTCATCGTCGGCGTCGACCTCTCCGAGGGGATGCTTCGTCGCGCGACGCTCCGGGTGCTGCGCGCGCCCCGTCCGCGCGCGGTGCTCCTCGCCGCGGATGCGCGGACGATCTCCCCCGCGCTCCTCGCGGAGCTCGGCGTCGCGGCGCTCGACGCGGTGGTCGTCTCCCTCGGTCTGACCGTCTTCCCGGCGTGGGAATCGGTCTTCGCTGCGACCTTCGACCTGCTCCGTCCGGGCGGCCGGTACGTGATCTTCGACGTCCACCAGGATCGCTGGGTGCCGCAGTCGACCATCGTGTCGCTCGTCGCCGGCGCCGACATGCGCCGCCGCGTGTGGGAGCCGCTCGAGGCGTCCGCGGACGGGTTCGCGTTGCAGTGGCTGCCGGGGTCGCGTTACGTCCACGGCGGCCGTCCCTTCCTGGCGTCGGGCGTGCGACGCGGCGGGTGA
- a CDS encoding MaoC family dehydratase N-terminal domain-containing protein: MPIDLDKALGAALPAVDFSWNEDALMLYALGAGVGIGQDQTSPQVLQYTFENGLRALPTFGVIPSFPMLMGLMDVPALSFNPMMLLHGEQYLEVLETPIPTAATATTTGKITGIYDKGKGALVVIEAITTRDGGKPIFKNEFGIFLRGEGGFGGAPGPAATNEAPKRAPDTIVETPTLTHQALLYRLSGDKNPLHADPGFARMGGFDKPILHGLCTFANVGRAVLQAYAGDDPTRFRSIRVRFARPVMPGETIVTEMWQESPTDVVVQAKAKERDQVVITNARVTLG; the protein is encoded by the coding sequence ATGCCGATCGATCTCGACAAAGCCCTGGGCGCCGCGCTGCCGGCCGTCGACTTCAGCTGGAACGAGGATGCGCTGATGCTCTACGCGCTCGGCGCGGGCGTCGGCATCGGGCAGGACCAGACCAGCCCCCAGGTGCTGCAGTACACGTTCGAGAACGGGCTCCGCGCGCTCCCGACCTTCGGCGTGATCCCGAGCTTCCCGATGCTCATGGGGCTCATGGACGTCCCGGCCCTCTCCTTCAATCCGATGATGCTGCTCCACGGCGAGCAGTACCTCGAGGTACTGGAGACGCCGATTCCGACCGCCGCCACCGCCACGACGACCGGCAAGATCACCGGCATCTACGACAAGGGCAAGGGCGCCCTCGTCGTGATCGAGGCGATCACGACGCGCGACGGCGGGAAGCCCATCTTCAAGAACGAGTTCGGCATCTTCCTCCGCGGCGAGGGCGGCTTCGGCGGCGCGCCCGGTCCGGCGGCGACCAACGAGGCGCCGAAGCGCGCGCCCGACACGATCGTCGAAACGCCGACGCTCACCCACCAGGCGCTCCTCTATCGCCTCTCCGGCGACAAGAACCCGCTCCACGCCGACCCGGGCTTCGCCCGGATGGGCGGCTTCGACAAGCCGATCCTCCACGGGCTCTGCACCTTCGCGAACGTCGGCCGAGCCGTGCTCCAGGCGTACGCCGGCGACGATCCGACGCGCTTCCGCTCGATCCGGGTGCGCTTCGCGCGACCGGTGATGCCGGGCGAGACGATCGTCACGGAGATGTGGCAGGAGTCGCCGACCGACGTCGTCGTGCAGGCGAAGGCGAAAGAGCGCGATCAGGTCGTCATCACCAACGCGCGGGTCACGCTCGGCTAG
- a CDS encoding response regulator: protein MRGPKEHLGRLGTWRAHLREFWRRDGADEARRQAALAALGERALEGAAGHELLADASALVARILDVPFTAVLAWEPDGRTLRVEAGVGWRLGVVGRTRIDAGAHPETVARWTDVEPYVFERLDAAPALRAVPLLQGHAVTGGVSVALVPRGRPWGVLAVYADRPRRFRAGEIAWLRSVARLLAIALGREYGERALFEEMQMSTVLSHVGRELMACTRVDELLERLCQLSAQALRCDHSVTWMRRTDEDGFRPVAADGLSGGRWESFRRLVLPGAEALIEELGRRDTVRVVPTCERHREVATLLAGGGTRAAVFAPLRTGERVVGLQMSGHVDRAGEVGAQDERVAFGIAQLGSTALVNARVVEELERASQLKSEFVSTMSHELRTPLNIIIGYTEMLADAASPVEQAPLLAQLQKASRDLFELIDGTLSLNRLAAGGDVARFGPVALAELCRELEGELGARAAEDALSLRFDVPDALEVPTDRRKLKIVLKNLIGNGLKFTAAGGVAVACEAVGDRCRITVRDTGIGIAREALPHVFEMFRQGDGSETRAYGGAGLGLFVVKSLLTQLGGDVQAESLLGQGSIFTIVLPLAAPEEGRASEAAAEADAAPRAEDAAPASSECPIHTPRRLLFADDLPLNRLLVRRFVDKEFPNVVVLEACDGEQAVAMFESERPHVVLLDLHMPKLDGWQAAGAIRRLPGGATLPVLALSVDASPGAEAKAVRAGFQEFIAKPISDYSALKARLAHWLTPRDERGQAVPFAPSATCRACREGTARVSAA from the coding sequence ATGCGCGGCCCGAAGGAACATCTCGGGCGACTCGGCACATGGCGAGCGCACCTCCGTGAGTTCTGGCGTCGCGACGGCGCGGATGAGGCGCGGCGTCAGGCCGCGCTCGCGGCGCTCGGCGAGCGCGCCCTCGAAGGCGCGGCCGGTCACGAGTTGCTCGCCGACGCGAGCGCCCTCGTCGCGCGCATCCTCGACGTGCCGTTCACGGCGGTGCTCGCCTGGGAGCCCGACGGCCGGACGCTGCGGGTCGAGGCGGGCGTCGGCTGGCGGCTCGGGGTCGTGGGACGGACGCGGATCGACGCCGGGGCGCATCCGGAGACGGTGGCGCGCTGGACCGACGTCGAGCCGTACGTCTTCGAGCGGCTCGACGCCGCGCCCGCCCTGCGCGCGGTGCCGCTGCTCCAGGGCCACGCCGTCACGGGCGGCGTCAGCGTCGCGCTCGTTCCGCGCGGGCGCCCGTGGGGCGTGCTCGCCGTGTACGCCGATCGGCCGCGGCGGTTCCGCGCGGGCGAGATCGCGTGGCTTCGCAGCGTCGCCCGGCTCCTCGCGATCGCGCTCGGCCGCGAGTACGGCGAACGGGCGCTGTTCGAGGAGATGCAGATGTCCACGGTGCTCTCGCACGTCGGGCGCGAGCTCATGGCCTGTACGCGGGTCGACGAGCTCCTCGAGCGGCTCTGCCAGCTGAGCGCCCAGGCGCTGCGCTGTGATCACAGCGTGACGTGGATGCGACGGACCGACGAGGACGGCTTCCGTCCGGTCGCGGCCGACGGCCTGTCGGGTGGCCGGTGGGAGTCGTTCCGGCGCCTGGTCCTCCCGGGCGCCGAGGCGCTGATCGAGGAGCTCGGCAGGCGCGACACCGTGCGCGTCGTCCCGACCTGCGAGCGTCATCGCGAGGTCGCAACGCTGCTCGCCGGTGGCGGCACCCGGGCCGCCGTCTTCGCGCCGCTCCGCACCGGTGAGCGCGTCGTCGGGCTCCAGATGAGCGGCCACGTCGACCGCGCCGGCGAGGTCGGCGCCCAGGACGAGCGCGTCGCGTTCGGCATCGCGCAGCTCGGATCGACGGCGCTCGTGAACGCGCGGGTCGTCGAGGAGCTCGAGCGCGCGAGCCAGCTCAAGTCGGAGTTCGTGTCGACCATGTCGCACGAGCTGCGGACCCCGCTCAACATCATCATCGGATACACCGAGATGCTCGCCGACGCCGCGTCGCCCGTGGAGCAGGCGCCGCTCCTCGCGCAGCTCCAGAAGGCGAGCCGGGACCTGTTCGAGCTGATCGACGGCACGCTGAGCCTGAACCGCCTCGCGGCGGGCGGCGACGTGGCGCGGTTCGGGCCGGTCGCGCTCGCGGAGCTCTGCCGCGAGCTCGAGGGCGAGCTCGGCGCGCGCGCCGCCGAGGATGCGCTCAGCCTGCGCTTCGACGTGCCCGACGCGCTCGAGGTCCCGACCGATCGGCGGAAGCTCAAGATCGTGCTGAAGAACCTGATCGGCAACGGCCTCAAGTTCACGGCCGCGGGCGGGGTCGCCGTCGCGTGCGAGGCCGTCGGCGACCGCTGCCGCATCACCGTTCGCGACACCGGCATCGGCATCGCCCGCGAGGCGTTGCCGCACGTCTTCGAGATGTTCCGGCAAGGGGATGGTTCCGAGACGCGCGCCTACGGCGGCGCCGGCCTCGGGCTCTTCGTCGTGAAGAGCCTGCTCACCCAGCTCGGCGGCGACGTGCAGGCGGAGAGCCTGCTCGGTCAGGGTTCGATCTTCACCATCGTGCTCCCGCTCGCCGCGCCGGAAGAGGGTCGGGCGAGCGAGGCGGCGGCGGAAGCCGATGCCGCGCCGCGCGCCGAGGACGCCGCGCCGGCGAGCAGCGAGTGCCCGATCCACACGCCGCGCCGGCTGCTCTTCGCCGACGACCTGCCGTTGAACCGGCTCCTCGTACGCCGCTTCGTCGACAAGGAGTTCCCGAACGTCGTGGTGCTCGAAGCGTGCGACGGCGAGCAGGCGGTCGCGATGTTCGAGAGCGAACGCCCGCACGTCGTGCTGCTCGACCTCCACATGCCGAAGCTCGACGGCTGGCAGGCCGCGGGCGCCATCCGGCGCCTCCCCGGCGGGGCGACGCTGCCGGTGCTCGCGCTCAGCGTCGATGCCAGCCCCGGCGCGGAGGCGAAGGCCGTGCGCGCCGGCTTTCAGGAGTTCATCGCCAAGCCGATCAGCGACTACAGTGCGCTCAAGGCGCGCCTCGCGCATTGGCTCACTCCGCGCGACGAGCGCGGCCAGGCCGTCCCCTTCGCGCCGAGCGCGACGTGCCGGGCGTGCCGCGAGGGCACGGCGCGCGTCAGCGCCGCGTAG
- a CDS encoding acyl-CoA/acyl-ACP dehydrogenase — translation MDFGFTPEQDALRAQARRLLDQELPLDRILAWSADPSTLDRALWKKTAVLGWAGLTVPEAHGGLGLGAVDLIVLLEEMGKSLCPLPLASTDLAVAALVALGDDAARAAWLPGIAAGDVVATVAIAEASDVPTADGIAATATARGGDVVLDGAKLFVSDGQHADLLLVAAREGRGTSLFAVPADTPGVTASPLVVVDATKPAAEIRLAGAVVPASARLGGIGGAWPTLARLLDRQIITHAAEMVGAADAALRMAVEYAKVRQQFGSPIGRFQGVKHRCAEILCDVESARSLVYYAAWALDHAPSEAPAYASMAKAAASEALDTAGEECVQIHGAIGYTWECHAHLFYKRGRQSHVWLGAPDEHYERVMRSLAQA, via the coding sequence ATGGATTTCGGTTTCACCCCCGAGCAGGACGCGCTGCGCGCGCAGGCTCGTCGCCTGCTCGATCAGGAGCTGCCGCTCGATCGCATCCTCGCCTGGAGCGCCGATCCGAGCACGCTCGATCGCGCGCTCTGGAAGAAGACCGCCGTGCTCGGCTGGGCCGGCCTCACCGTTCCCGAGGCGCACGGCGGCCTCGGACTCGGCGCCGTCGATCTGATCGTGTTGCTCGAGGAGATGGGCAAGAGCCTCTGCCCCTTGCCGCTCGCGTCGACGGATCTCGCGGTCGCGGCGCTCGTGGCGCTCGGCGACGACGCGGCGCGGGCGGCCTGGCTTCCCGGCATCGCGGCCGGCGATGTCGTGGCGACCGTCGCGATCGCCGAGGCGAGCGACGTGCCGACCGCCGACGGCATTGCCGCGACCGCGACCGCTCGCGGCGGCGACGTCGTGCTCGACGGCGCGAAACTGTTCGTGTCCGACGGGCAGCACGCGGACCTGCTGCTGGTCGCGGCGCGCGAGGGCCGGGGCACGAGCCTCTTCGCGGTGCCTGCCGACACGCCCGGCGTGACCGCGAGCCCGCTCGTGGTTGTCGACGCGACCAAGCCCGCGGCGGAGATCCGGCTCGCCGGCGCCGTCGTGCCGGCGAGCGCCCGCCTCGGGGGCATCGGCGGCGCGTGGCCGACCCTGGCGCGGCTCCTCGACCGCCAGATCATCACCCACGCGGCCGAGATGGTTGGCGCCGCCGACGCCGCGCTCCGCATGGCGGTCGAGTACGCGAAGGTGCGCCAGCAGTTCGGCTCGCCGATCGGGCGCTTCCAGGGTGTGAAGCACCGTTGCGCCGAGATACTCTGCGACGTCGAGTCGGCGCGGTCGCTCGTCTACTACGCCGCCTGGGCCCTCGATCATGCGCCGAGCGAAGCCCCCGCCTACGCCTCCATGGCGAAGGCCGCCGCGTCGGAGGCCCTCGATACCGCCGGCGAGGAGTGCGTCCAGATCCACGGCGCCATCGGCTACACCTGGGAGTGTCACGCTCACCTCTTCTACAAGCGCGGGCGCCAGAGCCATGTATGGCTCGGCGCTCCCGACGAGCACTACGAGCGCGTGATGCGGTCGCTCGCGCAGGCCTGA
- a CDS encoding BrnT family toxin — protein sequence MIAEPTSATTPSPTSEYWMSAMVRRWSLNGTRRTHQHNLRKHGVAFETATRVFDDPRLVLSADVAHSHSEQR from the coding sequence GTGATCGCGGAGCCGACGAGCGCCACCACCCCCTCACCAACGTCCGAGTACTGGATGTCCGCCATGGTCCGTCGGTGGAGTTTGAATGGGACGAGGAGAACGCACCAGCACAACCTCCGCAAGCATGGCGTCGCCTTCGAAACGGCAACGCGCGTCTTCGACGACCCGCGTCTCGTGCTCTCCGCGGATGTAGCTCACAGCCATTCCGAGCAGCGGTAG
- a CDS encoding type II toxin-antitoxin system prevent-host-death family antitoxin — MTFTQFRNQAAAYLDAVEKGDTLEIFRHGRPVAIVSPAAAVVPRRWREARPVKLHGVSLTQAVLAERRQAK, encoded by the coding sequence GTGACGTTCACGCAGTTCCGCAATCAGGCGGCGGCGTATCTCGATGCGGTGGAGAAGGGTGACACGCTCGAGATCTTCCGTCATGGCAGGCCGGTTGCGATCGTCTCGCCCGCGGCAGCGGTGGTTCCCCGGCGCTGGCGGGAGGCACGGCCGGTCAAGCTTCACGGCGTCTCGCTGACCCAGGCGGTGCTCGCCGAGCGTCGGCAGGCGAAGTAG
- a CDS encoding PIN domain nuclease → MTTYADTGFLCSLYAPDAHTARAVARMKRQVLPLAFTWLHQLEFRNALRLRVFRREITAKQRDASLNMMLADLAGGVLAAASPGLAETMTEAERLSALHSERLGTRSLDVLHVTAAVVLGLGEFLSFDRRQASLARAAGLRSPAWS, encoded by the coding sequence GTGACGACTTACGCGGATACTGGCTTTCTCTGTTCGCTGTACGCTCCCGACGCCCATACCGCACGCGCAGTGGCCCGCATGAAGCGTCAGGTGCTGCCACTCGCTTTCACGTGGCTGCACCAGCTGGAATTTCGCAATGCGCTGAGACTCCGGGTGTTCCGCAGGGAGATCACCGCGAAGCAACGCGATGCATCGCTCAATATGATGCTCGCGGATCTCGCTGGCGGCGTGCTGGCGGCCGCTTCGCCAGGGCTTGCCGAGACCATGACGGAAGCCGAACGACTGAGCGCGTTGCATTCGGAGCGGCTCGGCACGCGTAGTCTCGATGTCCTGCACGTCACCGCAGCGGTCGTATTGGGTCTCGGCGAGTTCCTCTCTTTCGACCGGCGTCAAGCGAGTCTCGCGCGAGCGGCGGGACTGAGATCGCCCGCGTGGTCATGA
- a CDS encoding FliA/WhiG family RNA polymerase sigma factor has product MEAALRVEPQRAKASDHAFAPGTSADTVLRRHLPLVRDVAHQVACRKPPHVEVDELMSWGMEGLLDAYRRFRPDKHASFRTYARFRVRGVIMDNLRERDLLSRTARRKAVLLERTRAKLEATLGRAPGEAEIAATLRIDLGKLRSMTRETEFGTVSVEDLRTTDDRVYEVDRHMPDHAADPLRAILGRERARLVNAAIGRLPEKEHAAVTLYYKSDRTMREVADALGLSESRVSQLHSQALGRLRALLADDLLSAD; this is encoded by the coding sequence ATGGAAGCCGCGCTGAGAGTCGAGCCGCAGAGAGCCAAAGCGTCCGACCACGCGTTCGCCCCGGGGACGAGCGCCGACACGGTCCTGCGGCGCCATCTGCCGCTCGTGCGCGACGTCGCGCATCAGGTCGCGTGCCGGAAGCCGCCGCACGTCGAGGTCGACGAGCTGATGAGCTGGGGCATGGAAGGTCTGCTCGACGCCTATCGGCGTTTCCGCCCGGACAAGCACGCTTCGTTCCGGACCTACGCGCGGTTCCGCGTCCGCGGCGTCATCATGGACAACCTCCGCGAGCGCGACCTGCTGTCGCGGACGGCGCGGCGCAAGGCCGTGCTGCTCGAGCGGACGCGCGCCAAGCTCGAAGCCACACTCGGCCGCGCGCCCGGTGAGGCCGAGATCGCGGCGACGCTCAGAATCGACCTCGGGAAGCTCCGCAGCATGACCAGAGAAACCGAGTTCGGCACGGTCTCGGTCGAGGACCTGCGGACGACGGACGACCGCGTGTACGAGGTCGATCGTCACATGCCGGACCACGCCGCCGACCCGCTGCGCGCGATCCTCGGGCGCGAGCGCGCTCGGCTCGTGAACGCGGCCATCGGCCGTCTGCCCGAGAAGGAGCACGCCGCGGTCACGCTCTACTACAAGAGCGATCGCACGATGCGGGAGGTGGCCGACGCGCTCGGCCTCAGCGAGTCGCGCGTGTCGCAGCTCCACTCGCAGGCCCTCGGCCGCTTGCGCGCCCTGCTCGCGGACGACCTCCTGAGCGCCGACTGA